From one Misgurnus anguillicaudatus chromosome 2, ASM2758022v2, whole genome shotgun sequence genomic stretch:
- the LOC141351503 gene encoding uncharacterized protein — translation MDISQSTQRATQAHLLFGLREKGADIKTFAFQFLKAAGGSGFNEAKLKTVFNGCLDEPLNLSEMRLLRPLGFPDMVNFLLNRPEPGVSAKAADPAPLPPVPRGPIMGSIRLGSYVAPSPTPEGSLLPVSTGAFHSVPLFPIMEDRAMGVVALSDPRPSSPTLESSTPPVSLLGKRERRVSWESPSEGSSSEFAALITMLTSPATASAPRPRRKKKSKGLMSQPSPSLTGQPGQLQLSAQPAEPLPQPTHPEPPEQPPAHPEPPEQPPAHPEPPEEPPAHPEPPEEPPAHPEPPEEPPAHPEQPEEPPAHPEQPPAQPTQPRPPTQPTQPQPPTQPTQPQPPAQPTQPPAQPTQPQPPAQPTQPQPPAQPTQPQPPAQPTKFSVLFMLC, via the coding sequence ATGGATATTAGCCAGTCCACCCAGCGAGCCACCCAGGCCCATTTATTGTTCGGTCTCCGCGAGAAGGGGGCCGACATCAAGACGTTTGCGTTCCAATTTCTCAAAGCAGCGGGGGGTTCCGGATTTAACGAGGCAAAACTTAAGACTGTGTTCAATGGCTGCCTCGACGAACCCCTCAACCTCAGCGAGATGAGGTTGCTGAGACCCCTGGGCTTTCCGGACATGGTCAATTTTCTGTTGAATCGACCTGAGCCCGGGGTCTCAGCCAAAGCCGCTGACCCAGCCCCTTTGCCTCCTGTCCCAAGGGGTCCCATCATGGGGTCAATAAGGCTGGGAAGTTACGTTGCCCCCTCTCCGACCCCAGAAGGCTCTCTCTTACCCGTCTCAACTGGAGCTTTTCATTCTGTCCCGCTTTTTCCCATCATGGAGGATAGGGCCATGGGGGTTGTGGCCCTAAGCGACCCGAGACCCTCCTCTCCTACCCTAGAAAGCTCCACTCCACCTGTCTCCCTCCTTGGAAAACGTGAGAGGAGGGTTTCGTGGGAGTCGCCATCCGAGGGGTCCTCATCTGAGTTTGCTGCTCTCATCACCATGCTCACCTCTCCTGCCACGGCTTCTGCGCCTCGCCCGAGGAGAAAGAAGAAGAGTAAGGGGCTGATGTCACAGCCTTCTCCATCTCTCACTGGGCAACCAGGGCAGCTCCAGCTGTCGGCTCAGCCGGCGGAGCCTCTGCCACAGCCAACACACCCAGAGCCGCCAGAGCAGCCGCCAGCGCACCCAGAGCCGCCAGAGCAGCCGCCAGCGCACCCAGAGCCGCCAGAGGAGCCGCCAGCGCACCCAGAGCCGCCAGAGGAGCCGCCAGCGCACCCAGAGCCGCCAGAGGAGCCGCCAGCGCACCCAGAGCAGCCAGAGGAGCCGCCAGCGCACCCAGAGCAGCCGCCTGCGCAACCCACGCAGCCACGTCCGCCTACGCAACCCACACAGCCACAGCCGCCTACCCAACCCACACAGCCACAGCCGCCTGCGCAACCCACGCAGCCGCCTGCGCAACCCACGCAGCCACAGCCGCCTGCGCAACCCACACAGCCACAGCCGCCTGCGCAACCCACGCAGCCACAGCCGCCTGCGCAACCCACGaagtttagtgttttgtttatgttatgTTAG